In a single window of the Necator americanus strain Aroian chromosome X, whole genome shotgun sequence genome:
- a CDS encoding hypothetical protein (NECATOR_CHRX.G21479.T1) — translation MLWLLVHVTICVSFLGSALSSIFPNKLPKLRNASSVGHLLLGICLFLVPAEFLSITVQGKFNTLHAFLQAYSAPFHLGLGYFILSSTALPKQKPFVFAQAFCAFMSLFTRLLAAWHLTEKSTRGLLISDHFIICSFFTDGSWLIYELVSLFTIKRTKQEEIDEMCKRTTLWLEGKGSFYLENAFYIDAALCLLTAFVHFAFPQHILKLVITSQYTLDSHHIMWCRMYGCLSLLPALCSLSVRYLRPQVQIYYLGNRLVAQVMVFVLNVFGHWALSIYSPNHISGFMISGFFMSFLFSSFYRANSYYKELPESLRLKPKSS, via the exons ATGTTATGGTTACTCGTTCATGTTACAAtctgtgtttcttttcttggatCTGCATTATCCTCAATCTTTCCCAATAAGCTTCCTAAACTTCGAAATGCTTCATCCGTTGGGCATTTGCTATTAGGCATATGTTTATTTCTAGTACCAGCggaatttctttcaattacG GTGCAAGGAAAGTTTAACACTCTTCACGCTTTTTTGCAAGCTTATTCTGCGCCGTTCCAT CTGGGTCTCGGATATTTCATCCTATCTTCTACTGCACTACCGAAGCAGAAACCGTTCGTGTTCGCCCAAGCATTCTGTGCATTTATGTCGCTGTTCACAAGACTACTTGCTGCCTGGCATCTTACTGAGAAATCCACTCGTGGATTGCTGATCTCGGACCAC ttcattatttgttcattttttactGATGGATCATGGCTAATCTACGAGTTGGTCAGTCTTTTCACTATTAAAAGGACTaagcaggaagaaattgatgagATGTGCAAAAGAACTACTCTTTGGTTGGAG ggaAAAGGATCCTTTTATCTGGAAAATGCGTTTTACATCGATGCAGCGTTATGCCTTCTCACCGCTTTCGTTCATTTTGCTTTTCCTCAACACATTCTTAAACTTGTG aTAACTTCACAATACACTCTGGACTCACATCATATAATGTGGTGTCGAATGTATGGATGTCTAAGCCTCTTACCAGCACTTTGTTCGCTCTCAGTTCGATATCTACGGCCACAAGTTCAAATTTACTATCTGGGAAATCGGCTAGTT gCACAAGTTATGGTGTTCGTTCTGAATGTATTTGGTCATTGGGCTCTCTCAATCTACTCGCCGAATCATATCTCAGGATTTATGATATCTGGATTTTTTATGTCATTCCTATTCTCGTCGTTCTACCGAGCAAACTCCTATTATAAG gaacttCCGGAATCTCTGCGTCTGAAGCCCAAGAGCTCGTAG
- a CDS encoding hypothetical protein (NECATOR_CHRX.G21480.T1) — protein MSTSRSFRDFRDKSGFEYLSDDGESVGSHSSHHSDDAAKASDDEVVECSPRSSKESVAEGNESDIAGSDISEGFAVPNVRELPFTSTPRAESAPRAPSWTHEALSPLRYTSGKKSNPDRSRSFIASDDSLAALSPYSSNLAADPNQQGKLRDRLLRKSVSRKHQTEVSERPRPTRIDAGDGQLDPVSIPTNSKDMTPSISEVIEESVANLALSDLDDDIIVLDSDTEDVHVSRKEKAADKDSRDVSAGNIKPVNPQLEPELITIESSSDEEKRSADKDALSPSLSPQVIRQVTPLEKGTSKFKGESISSLENRLKTARNLLSRGLSLPDGGQLLRKQIADIEIELERRKNASPEDRDIIVDKVVDAVDQFLHINPEQFNKRPRKAQRPFARGIQEKALEELHKALLSQPDQNQLAESPEGLTCPLKEHQQSGLSWLRWRESFAPGGGILADEMGLGKTLCMISLIVAAKAERKLRRKEGRDEKDRERKQKIKARGLVPSNATLIVAPAALIYHWESEIKQRCEEGLLRTLIYHSNNRKKLCSNTIARADVVITTYTLLANEVEKGYKKERARPRSPSEKCSPLEEVHWARIILDEAHQIKNKSTKTSRAVCRLEADARWCVTGTPLHNNLWDLYSLMRFLKVEYFGEEKYWKDYVANSTKKSADRLNLLMKTYVLRREKNFISQLSGKPLVELPPKHCEDHMIEFEEGERIAYDIMFQASRQRVQQMLTEEQGEEFQRRKPLKPKVVDARNPFLGTGSNNPDTNFRRMGCMLVMLLRLRQACIHFHLTKNAVDMEAFQSIDVENPLTVQEEAALANMTIDSVVEKESLEDVTFIFKQRFVSAKIKMALEVLESVLEANEKCVIVSQWTSFLTLLEKHIRKRFPDVTCSSITGDVAPADRQSRVNLFNSSRGGIDVMLVSITAGGVGLNLTGGNHLILMDLHWNPALELQASDRVHRMGQTKDVFIHKLIMKDSIEERVLALQKKKMELADSVLRGAVSKKAMNLTLADLRFLFNLDGSSESK, from the exons ATGTCAACTTCGAGGTCCTTCCGCGATTTTAGAGATAAGTCGGGATTTGAATAT TTGAGCGATGACGGCGAATCTGTTGGCTCACATTCATCTCATCATTCAGACGACGCTGCCAAG GCTAGCGATGATGAAGTCGTGGAATGTTCGCCTCGTTCTAGCAAAGAATCAGTTGCTGAG GGCAATGAGTCAGACATCGCCGGAAGTGACATTTCGGAAGGGTTTGCG GTTCCCAACGTGAGGGAGCTTCCATTTACCTCTACTCCACGTGCTGAATCGGCTCCTAGG GCGCCGTCCTGGACCCATGAAGCGTTGTCGCCTCTTAGGTATACTTCGGGGAAAA AATCGAATCCGGATCGTAGTCGTTCCTTTATAGCTTCAGACGATTCTCTAG CAGCATTGTCGCCCTATTCCTCCAATCTTGCAGCCGATCCAAATCAACAGGGCAAATTAAGGGATCGTCTGTTGCGTAAATCTGTGAGCAGAAAGCATCAAACAGAG GTGTCAGAACGACCAAGACCTACTCGGATTGATGCAGGAGATGGCCAATTAGACCCCGTTTCCATACCGACGAACTCGAAGGATATGACACCATCGATAAGCGAAGTTATCGAAGAGAGTGTTGCAAACCTTGCCCTCTCGGATCTCGACGACGACATCATTGTGTTGGATAGCGATACGGAAGACGTCCATGTATCACGAAAGGAAAAGGCTGCGGACAAAGATTCACGAGATGTCAGCGCCGGAAATATCAAACCAGTGAATCCTCAGCTTGAGCCAGAACTCATCACGATAGAGTCGAGTAGTGATGAAGAAAAACGTTCTGCTGACAAGGACGCACTGTCTCCCTCGCTGTCTCCTCAAGTGATTCGACAGGTCACACCATTAGAGAAG GGCACATCAAAGTTCAAAGGAGAATCCATCTCATCCTTGGAGAACAGGCTGAAGACTGCTCGT AATCTGCTTTCAAGAGGTCTTTCTCTTCCGGATGGTGGTCAGCTGCTGCGCAAACAGATTGCGGATATTGAAATAGAActtgaaagaaggaaaaatg CATCCCCCGAAGACAGAGATATAATCGTGGATAAAGTCGTTGATGCGGTTGACCAGTTCCTACACATTAATCCTGAACAATTCAATAAAAGGCCTCGAA AAGCTCAACGCCCCTTTGCTCGCGGAATCCAAGAAAAAGCTTTGGAAGAGTTGCACAA AGCACTGTTATCACAGCCTGACCAGAACCAATTGGCAGAGTCGCCGGAAGGTCTCACATGTCCGTTGAAAGAACATCAGCAATCGGGTTTATCCTGGTTGCGTTGGAGAGAATCTTTCGCCCCCGGTGGAGGGATTTTgg CAGATGAAATGGGACTTGGAAAAACGCTATGTATGATTTCTTTAATTGTCGCTGCGAAAGCTGAACGAAAGTTGCGACGAAAAGAAGGACGAGATGAAAAGGACAGGGAGAGGAAGCAAAAGATCAAAGCTAGAGG ACTTGTGCCGTCAAACGCAACTCTAATCGTGGCACCTGCTGCTTTAATATATCATTGGGAATCCGAAATTAAACAACGATGCGAAGAAGGGCTGCTCAGAACATTGATCTATCACTCTAACAACAGGAAGAAATTGTGTTCAAATAC CATAGCTCGTGCTGACGTCGTTATCACCACGTACACGCTACTAGCAAATGAAGTAGAAAAGGGATATAAG AAGGAACGAGCTCGTCCACGAAGCCCTTCAGAG AAATGCAGCCCTCTTGAAGAGGTGCACTGGGCCAGAATTATTCTAGATGAAGCTCATCAGATAAAAAACAAATCGACGAAGACTTCGAGG GCGGTATGCAGACTTGAGGCAGACGCGCGATGGTGTGTGACTGGTACACCTCTACACAATAACTTGTGGGACCTATATTCGCTAATGAG GTTCTTGAAAGTCGAATATTTTGGTGAAGAAAAGTACTGGAAAGATTATGTTGCAAATTCTACAA AGAAGTCTGCAGATCGTTTGAATTTGTTAATGAAAACGTATGTGCTTCGTCGAGAGAAGAACTTCATCTCGCAATTATCCGGCAAACCTCTG GTGGAGCTCCCTCCAAAACACTGCGAAGATCATATGATTGAATTCGAAGAAGGCGAACGCATAGCTTACGATATTATGTTCCAAGCATCCAG GCAGCGCGTTCAACAGATGTTAACTGAGGAACAAGGAGAGGAATTTCAGCGACGCAAACCACTAAAACCTAAAGTTGTCGATGCGAGAAATCCTTTCTTgg GGACAGGTTCTAATAATCCTGACACGAATTTCCGGCGAATGGGCTGCATGTTAGTTATGCTTTTGCGTTTACGTCAAGCCTGCATACATTTCCATCTTACAAAAAAT GCCGTCGATATGGAAGCGTTTCAATCCATTGATGTGGAAAATCCATTGACAGTACAGGAAGAGGCTGCACTGGCTAACATGACGATAGATTCAGTTGTCGAAAAGGAATCGTTGGAAGACGTCACATTTATATTCAAACAGCGTTTTGTGAGTGCAAAG ATAAAAATGGCGCTAGAAGTCCTAGAATCCGTTTTAGAGGCGAATGAGAAATG TGTAATCGTTTCGCAGTGGACGTCATTCCTGACACTTCTTGAGAAACACATTAGGAAAAGGTTCCCTGACGTGACGTGTTCCTCGATAACCGGTGATGTTGCCCCTGCAGATCG TCAGAGTCGAGTTAACCTTTTCAATTCGTCCCGAGGAGGCATAGACGTAATGTTAGTGTCGATTACAGCAGGAGGTGTAGGATTAAACCTCACTGGTG GAAATCATCTCATTCTAATGGATTTGCACTGGAATCCGGCATTAGAGCTGCAAGCGAGTGATAGGGTGCATAGAATGGGACAAACGAAGGATGTTTTTATTCATAA GCTTATTATGAAAGACTCCATAGAGGAACGTGTATTAGCActgcagaagaagaaaatggagttGGCTGACAGCGTCCTGCGCGg AGCGGTGTCGAAGAAGGCTATGAACTTAACCTTGGCAGATTTGCGTTTCCTTTTCAATTTGGACGGATCTTCGGAGAGCAAATGA